A region from the uncultured Bacteroides sp. genome encodes:
- a CDS encoding metallophosphoesterase family protein, protein MTRIGLLSDTHAYWDDKYLNYFETCDEIWHAGDIGSLEVAQKLADFRPLRAVYGNIDGQEIRRIYPQINRFTVDGAEVLIKHIGGYPGNYDSSIRGSILVHPPKLFISGHSHILKVKYDKALGMLHINPGAAGISGFHKVRTMIRFTIDNGAFKDLEVIELAG, encoded by the coding sequence ATGACAAGAATTGGTTTATTATCAGATACACATGCTTACTGGGATGATAAATATCTGAATTATTTTGAGACCTGTGATGAGATATGGCACGCCGGAGATATTGGCTCGTTGGAAGTTGCTCAGAAACTGGCTGATTTTCGCCCTCTTCGTGCTGTATACGGAAACATCGACGGTCAGGAGATACGACGAATTTACCCTCAGATAAATCGCTTTACGGTAGATGGCGCCGAAGTTCTGATAAAACATATCGGGGGCTATCCCGGTAATTATGATTCTTCTATCCGCGGAAGCATTTTAGTTCATCCGCCAAAATTGTTTATCAGCGGGCACTCACATATATTAAAGGTAAAGTATGATAAGGCATTGGGAATGCTCCATATTAATCCCGGAGCTGCAGGGATTTCCGGATTTCATAAGGTGCGTACCATGATACGTTTTACTATCGATAACGGGGCATTTAAAGACTTGGAAGTGATCGAATTAGCCGGATAA
- a CDS encoding 1,4-dihydroxy-2-naphthoate polyprenyltransferase — protein MNEIIKRNSLKAWILAARPKTLAAAVIPVMIGSSLAYMDHTFHWLPALICALFACLMQIAANFINDLFDFLKGTDREDRLGPERACAQGWISPRSMKGGIIIILLLACFIGSTLLLFGGLKLIGIGILCVVFAFLYTTGPYPLSYNGWGDVLVLVFFGFVPVGGTYYVQSLTWTTDAAIASIVCGLIVDTLLVVNNYRDREADGESGKRTIIVRLGEPFGRYLYLWLGMIASGCCLWFLVDGHFYAAMLPQLYLVLHFKTWQNMVKIHSGRKLNSILGETSRNMLLFGLLLSLGMLLSC, from the coding sequence ATGAACGAAATAATAAAACGGAATTCGCTAAAAGCGTGGATACTTGCCGCACGGCCAAAAACATTGGCTGCCGCCGTTATACCGGTGATGATAGGCAGCTCGCTGGCTTATATGGATCATACCTTTCATTGGTTACCCGCACTTATCTGCGCCCTATTTGCCTGTTTGATGCAAATAGCCGCCAACTTCATCAATGACTTGTTCGATTTTCTAAAAGGTACGGACAGGGAGGATCGGTTAGGCCCCGAACGAGCCTGTGCACAAGGATGGATATCTCCCCGAAGCATGAAAGGGGGGATTATCATTATCCTTCTTTTAGCCTGCTTCATCGGAAGCACCTTGCTCCTGTTCGGAGGATTGAAATTAATAGGAATAGGGATACTTTGCGTTGTATTTGCTTTTCTCTACACAACAGGGCCTTATCCGTTGTCTTACAATGGATGGGGAGATGTACTGGTACTTGTTTTCTTTGGCTTTGTACCGGTGGGGGGTACCTATTATGTACAGTCACTTACGTGGACAACCGATGCTGCAATAGCCTCGATTGTGTGCGGATTAATTGTAGATACTCTGCTGGTAGTAAACAACTATCGCGATCGGGAAGCGGATGGGGAAAGCGGAAAACGTACTATCATCGTGCGTTTGGGCGAACCGTTCGGTCGCTATCTATACCTTTGGTTAGGCATGATTGCCTCAGGATGTTGCTTATGGTTCTTAGTCGACGGGCATTTTTACGCAGCTATGTTGCCTCAGCTATATCTTGTATTACATTTCAAAACATGGCAAAACATGGTAAAGATACATTCCGGCAGAAAACTAAACAGCATACTGGGAGAAACCTCTCGCAATATGCTGCTATTCGGATTATTATTATCGCTGGGAATGCTCCTATCTTGCTGA
- a CDS encoding 4Fe-4S dicluster domain-containing protein: MKRTIIKIDEKLCNGCGLCVKGCHEGALQVINGKATMVSELYCDGLGACIGDCPEGAITLEEREAEAYDETAVTERLMPTYADQTKIVSQASVSHHGCPGSREMTYTLPVDEHKSDASQRGELQQWPVQLHLVSPVAAFLKGADLLVAADCCAFTVGDFHQTYLKGKRLVIACPKLDQGKDVYIRKLSEMIDHGGVNTLTVMIMEVPCCGGLLYLCEEARKAASRNVPLKLIRISLKGEQLEEKWM, from the coding sequence ATGAAACGAACAATTATTAAGATTGATGAAAAACTTTGCAATGGGTGCGGGCTTTGCGTAAAGGGCTGCCATGAAGGGGCTTTGCAAGTGATTAACGGTAAAGCAACCATGGTTAGCGAACTTTATTGCGACGGGTTAGGTGCCTGCATTGGCGATTGCCCCGAAGGAGCTATTACCCTGGAGGAGAGGGAAGCGGAGGCGTATGATGAGACGGCGGTGACGGAAAGACTTATGCCTACTTATGCTGATCAGACGAAAATCGTTTCTCAAGCATCGGTTTCGCATCACGGGTGTCCGGGTAGCCGTGAAATGACGTATACTTTGCCTGTCGATGAACATAAGTCGGATGCATCTCAACGTGGTGAGTTGCAGCAATGGCCTGTACAGCTGCATCTGGTTTCGCCTGTAGCCGCTTTTTTGAAAGGGGCGGATTTACTTGTAGCAGCTGACTGTTGTGCCTTTACCGTAGGCGATTTTCATCAAACTTATTTAAAAGGGAAACGCTTAGTCATAGCATGTCCGAAACTGGATCAGGGGAAGGATGTTTATATCCGCAAACTTAGTGAGATGATAGATCATGGTGGCGTTAATACACTTACAGTGATGATTATGGAGGTGCCTTGTTGTGGCGGTTTGCTTTATCTGTGCGAAGAAGCGCGAAAGGCGGCTTCGCGCAATGTGCCGCTCAAGCTGATTCGCATTAGTCTAAAAGGGGAACAGTTGGAAGAAAAGTGGATGTAA
- a CDS encoding inorganic phosphate transporter, protein METIYLGLIIFLFVLAVFDLIVGVSNDAVNFLNSAIGAKAASFKTIMIISAIGIFIGASLSNGMMDIARHGIYQPEHFYFAEIMCILLAVMLTDVVLLDVFNSMGMPTSTTVSMVFELLGGTFALALIKIYGNSELQLGDLINTDKALSVIMAIFVSVAIAFFFGMLVQYIARIIFSFNYKNKMKYSIGLFGGVAITAIIYFMLINGLKGSTFMTKEHLEWIRINTPQLVIGCFIFSTLLMQILHWLKINVFKIIVLLGTFSLALAFAGNDLVNFIGVPLAGYSSFIDYAANAAGASPNSYLMTSLAGPAQTPWYFLTAAGVVMVFALMTSKKAHAVIKTSVDLARQDEGEETFGSTPIARTLVRISRSMANGISRTMPENTKRWIDSRFRKNEAIIADGAAFDLVRASVNLVLAGLLVALGTSLKLPLSTTYVTFMVAMGTSLADKAWGRDSAVFRITGVLSVIGGWFLTAGAAFTICFFVALFIHFGGAIAIILLVGLAVFLLIRSHLLFKKKKQKKEESETFKELMHTNDSTKALGLMRILTREELSKVLQYAEENFDRTITSFLNENLRGLRKAMGASKFEKQLLKQMKRSGTLAICRLDNNTVLEKGLYYYQGNDFASELVYSINRLCEPCLEHIDNNFNPLNAAQKLEFSEASKNIAELIHLCEEKLSTNDYEGFEDNINTANALNTQLAHLKREELKRIQNQTGSIKVSMVYLTMIQEAQNVVTYTINLMKVNRKFQVDNEI, encoded by the coding sequence ATGGAAACTATTTACCTCGGTCTTATTATTTTCTTATTCGTCTTAGCTGTGTTCGATCTCATTGTCGGCGTCAGTAACGATGCAGTAAACTTTCTTAATTCAGCTATCGGTGCGAAAGCGGCATCTTTCAAAACAATTATGATTATTTCAGCTATCGGAATATTCATTGGTGCATCCTTATCAAACGGGATGATGGACATTGCCAGGCACGGCATATACCAACCTGAACATTTCTATTTTGCCGAGATAATGTGCATCTTACTAGCTGTAATGCTCACGGATGTTGTACTACTCGACGTTTTCAATTCTATGGGAATGCCTACTTCAACGACTGTATCCATGGTCTTTGAACTCTTGGGAGGAACGTTTGCTTTGGCATTAATTAAAATTTACGGTAACAGCGAACTCCAGCTGGGGGATCTGATAAACACAGATAAAGCTCTTTCTGTGATCATGGCTATCTTTGTTTCAGTCGCCATCGCTTTTTTCTTCGGTATGTTGGTGCAATATATAGCTCGCATTATCTTTTCTTTCAATTACAAGAATAAGATGAAATACAGTATTGGGCTATTCGGTGGCGTAGCCATCACAGCTATTATCTATTTCATGCTCATCAATGGATTGAAAGGTAGCACGTTTATGACCAAAGAGCATCTAGAATGGATAAGAATCAATACTCCACAGCTGGTTATAGGGTGTTTTATCTTTTCTACTTTATTAATGCAAATTCTTCATTGGCTGAAAATAAACGTATTCAAAATTATTGTATTGCTTGGTACCTTTTCACTGGCACTCGCATTTGCAGGCAATGACCTCGTAAATTTCATCGGAGTTCCCTTAGCCGGCTATTCATCTTTCATTGATTATGCAGCAAATGCAGCCGGTGCTTCTCCTAATAGCTATTTAATGACATCTCTTGCGGGTCCGGCTCAGACGCCTTGGTATTTTCTCACTGCCGCAGGTGTTGTAATGGTATTTGCCTTGATGACATCAAAAAAAGCACATGCAGTAATTAAAACATCCGTTGATCTGGCTCGGCAAGACGAAGGAGAAGAAACATTTGGTAGCACGCCTATCGCCCGCACGTTAGTACGCATTAGCAGAAGTATGGCTAATGGCATTTCAAGAACAATGCCGGAAAACACAAAACGATGGATTGACTCCCGTTTTCGAAAGAACGAAGCAATCATTGCTGATGGAGCTGCTTTTGACCTTGTCCGTGCATCGGTTAATTTAGTGCTTGCGGGATTGTTAGTCGCATTAGGAACTTCTTTAAAGCTTCCGCTCTCTACAACCTACGTTACTTTCATGGTAGCAATGGGTACCTCACTTGCTGATAAGGCTTGGGGACGAGATTCTGCCGTATTTCGTATTACCGGCGTGCTTTCTGTTATTGGCGGCTGGTTCCTTACAGCAGGTGCTGCTTTTACGATTTGTTTTTTCGTAGCTCTATTTATTCATTTTGGCGGCGCAATCGCTATCATACTACTTGTTGGACTGGCAGTATTTTTACTTATTCGCAGCCATCTTTTATTCAAGAAGAAAAAACAAAAAAAAGAAGAAAGCGAAACATTCAAAGAATTAATGCATACCAATGATAGTACGAAAGCATTGGGACTTATGCGCATACTTACACGGGAAGAACTAAGCAAAGTACTTCAATATGCGGAAGAAAATTTTGATCGTACAATAACTTCCTTTCTTAATGAAAATCTAAGAGGACTTCGCAAAGCGATGGGGGCTAGTAAATTCGAGAAACAACTGCTAAAACAAATGAAACGTAGCGGCACTCTTGCCATATGCCGACTAGATAATAATACAGTACTTGAAAAAGGGCTTTATTACTATCAAGGCAATGATTTTGCCAGTGAATTGGTATATAGTATTAATCGTTTATGCGAGCCTTGCCTGGAACATATAGACAATAACTTCAACCCGTTAAATGCTGCTCAGAAATTAGAATTTAGTGAAGCATCAAAAAACATTGCCGAATTAATTCACTTATGCGAAGAAAAACTCAGTACAAATGATTATGAAGGTTTTGAAGATAATATTAATACAGCGAACGCACTGAATACTCAATTGGCTCATCTGAAACGTGAAGAATTAAAACGTATTCAGAACCAAACAGGTAGCATAAAAGTAAGTATGGTATACTTAACAATGATTCAGGAAGCACAGAATGTGGTTACTTATACCATTAACTTGATGAAGGTGAACCGTAAATTCCAGGTGGATAATGAAATTTAA
- the rfbB gene encoding dTDP-glucose 4,6-dehydratase: MKTYLVTGAAGFIGANYLKYILAKHNDIRVVVLDALTYAGNLGTIASDIDSECCFFVKGDICDRALADRLFAEYKFDYVVNFAAESHVDRSIENPQLFLTTNILGTQNLLDAARRAWVTGKDEYGYPTWRKGVRYHQVSTDEVYGSLGAQGYFTEETPLCPHSPYSASKTSADLVIMAYHDTYKMPVSITRCSNNYGPYHFPEKLIPLIIKNILEGKKLPVYGDGSNVRDWLYVEDHCKAIDLVVRQGREGEVYNVGGHNEKTNLEIVKLTIATVRRLMTEHPEYRTVLKKKEKNAEGELSVDWMNEELILFVKDRLGHDQRYAIDPSKITNALGWYPETTFEVGIVKTIEWYLANQVWVEEVTSGDYQKYYEKMYGSAR, from the coding sequence ATGAAAACTTATCTAGTGACCGGTGCTGCAGGATTTATTGGAGCTAACTATCTGAAGTATATTCTCGCTAAGCACAATGACATAAGAGTTGTTGTGCTGGATGCTTTGACTTATGCCGGAAATTTAGGAACAATTGCTTCTGATATTGATAGTGAATGTTGCTTTTTTGTTAAAGGAGATATCTGTGATCGTGCATTGGCCGATCGGCTTTTTGCAGAATATAAGTTCGATTATGTGGTGAACTTTGCCGCCGAAAGTCATGTAGATCGCAGCATCGAGAATCCCCAATTATTTCTGACTACTAATATATTAGGAACGCAAAACCTTTTAGATGCTGCCCGTCGTGCCTGGGTTACCGGGAAAGATGAATACGGCTATCCTACCTGGCGCAAAGGGGTGCGCTATCATCAGGTATCTACCGATGAGGTATACGGATCTTTAGGGGCGCAGGGCTATTTCACAGAAGAGACCCCTCTTTGTCCGCATAGCCCGTACAGTGCTTCTAAGACAAGTGCCGATCTTGTGATAATGGCTTATCACGATACATACAAGATGCCTGTTTCTATTACCCGTTGCTCTAACAATTACGGGCCGTATCATTTCCCCGAAAAATTGATTCCGCTGATTATTAAGAATATTCTTGAAGGGAAAAAGCTTCCGGTATATGGAGACGGCAGTAATGTGCGCGATTGGCTTTATGTGGAGGATCATTGTAAAGCAATCGATTTGGTGGTGCGTCAGGGTCGGGAAGGGGAAGTGTATAACGTAGGCGGGCATAATGAAAAGACGAATCTTGAAATTGTGAAACTTACGATTGCTACTGTCCGGCGGTTGATGACTGAGCATCCCGAATATCGCACGGTACTTAAAAAGAAGGAGAAAAATGCGGAGGGTGAATTGTCTGTCGATTGGATGAACGAAGAACTTATTCTATTTGTGAAAGACCGTCTTGGTCACGATCAACGTTATGCCATTGATCCTTCTAAAATCACTAATGCATTGGGATGGTATCCCGAGACGACATTTGAGGTAGGAATTGTGAAAACCATTGAATGGTACCTTGCCAACCAGGTTTGGGTAGAAGAGGTGACGAGCGGAGATTATCAGAAGTACTACGAAAAAATGTACGGATCAGCAAGATAG
- a CDS encoding RNA degradosome polyphosphate kinase: MENVYNYFKRDISWLSFNYRVLLEADDDSLPLYERISFIAIYSSNLEEFYKIRVADHKAIATGGARNDEESVLSSIELLEEISTEVNRQLEERIHIYEYKILPALRENHIIFYQNHDVEPFHKEFIRSFFKEEIFPYLQPVPVWKDKIISFLRDNRLYLAVRLFLLNTTKDDPNHVQYFVIKLPYSKVPRFIELPKHGENYYLMFIEDIIKANISSIFPGYEVDCSYCIKISRDADILIDDTSDSDIVEQVKKKVKRRKIGAVCRFVYDRQMPDDFLDFLINAFHINRNELVPGDKHLNLEDLKHLPNPDKGAESSSKPQPMTLACLDSKASIFKYVAKKDMLIHYPYHSFGHFIHFLYEAVHDQRTKEIMVTQYRVAENSAVINTLISAAQNGKKVTVFVELKARFDEENNLATAEMMKAAGINIIYSIRGLKVHAKVALILRRSDEGHLLRSYAYISTGNFNEKTANIYADSGLFTCNKAIVNDLNNLFLTLEGKQSPEFKRLLVARFNLVPELDKLINHEIHLSSIGKEGRIILKMNALQDPVMINQLYEASIHGVQIDLIIRGICCLIPGQPYSKNIRITRIVDSFLEHARVWYFGNNNDPKVFLGSPDWMRRNLYRRIEAVVPILNTDLRSEMIDMLHIQLEDNQKACFVDEHLHNVFKQNASMPLVRAQYAFYNYLKTKNETFL; this comes from the coding sequence ATGGAAAACGTCTATAATTACTTCAAACGCGATATAAGCTGGCTTTCATTCAACTATAGAGTGCTTTTAGAAGCGGACGATGACAGTCTGCCGCTATACGAACGCATTAGTTTCATCGCCATCTACTCCTCTAATCTTGAAGAGTTTTATAAAATACGTGTGGCCGATCACAAAGCCATTGCCACCGGCGGAGCCCGAAATGATGAAGAATCCGTTTTATCCTCTATAGAGCTTTTAGAAGAAATAAGCACTGAAGTCAACCGACAATTGGAAGAACGTATACATATCTACGAATATAAAATACTCCCGGCTCTTCGTGAAAATCATATTATATTCTATCAAAATCATGACGTAGAGCCTTTTCATAAAGAGTTTATACGTAGTTTCTTTAAAGAAGAGATATTTCCTTATCTACAACCGGTGCCCGTTTGGAAGGATAAAATAATATCCTTTTTACGCGACAACAGACTCTACTTAGCCGTACGCCTGTTTCTTCTCAACACCACTAAAGATGATCCCAATCATGTGCAATATTTTGTGATAAAACTGCCATATAGTAAAGTTCCCCGTTTTATTGAACTGCCCAAACACGGAGAGAACTATTATCTAATGTTTATTGAAGACATCATTAAGGCAAACATAAGTAGCATTTTTCCCGGTTACGAAGTAGATTGCAGCTATTGCATTAAGATATCCCGTGATGCAGATATCCTGATTGACGATACATCAGACTCCGATATCGTAGAACAAGTAAAGAAAAAAGTAAAGAGGCGTAAAATAGGAGCTGTATGTCGTTTTGTATATGATCGCCAGATGCCCGATGATTTCCTTGATTTTTTAATTAATGCATTCCACATTAATAGAAACGAGTTGGTTCCGGGTGACAAGCATCTTAATCTGGAAGATTTAAAACATCTGCCTAACCCCGACAAAGGAGCGGAAAGCAGCAGTAAACCACAGCCCATGACTCTTGCCTGTCTTGACAGCAAAGCCTCTATATTTAAATATGTAGCTAAGAAAGATATGCTCATACACTATCCTTACCATTCTTTTGGACACTTTATTCATTTTCTTTACGAAGCGGTGCACGACCAACGAACCAAAGAAATTATGGTTACTCAGTATCGCGTTGCCGAAAATTCAGCAGTAATAAACACGCTTATATCCGCTGCGCAAAACGGAAAAAAGGTAACTGTTTTCGTAGAGCTAAAAGCCCGTTTTGATGAAGAGAATAATCTGGCTACCGCCGAGATGATGAAAGCTGCAGGCATCAATATTATTTATAGCATTCGCGGATTAAAAGTGCATGCCAAAGTAGCCCTTATTTTACGACGAAGCGACGAAGGACACCTCCTCCGAAGCTATGCCTATATAAGTACCGGCAATTTTAATGAGAAAACCGCAAACATCTATGCCGATAGCGGATTATTTACCTGCAATAAGGCTATTGTAAATGATCTTAATAACCTCTTCTTAACTCTTGAAGGTAAACAAAGTCCTGAATTCAAACGCTTACTCGTTGCACGATTTAATCTGGTCCCTGAGCTAGATAAGCTTATTAACCATGAAATACATTTATCCTCCATCGGAAAAGAGGGAAGAATTATTCTAAAGATGAATGCGCTTCAAGACCCGGTCATGATTAACCAACTTTATGAAGCCTCCATACATGGCGTTCAGATAGATCTTATTATTCGTGGCATCTGTTGCCTCATACCCGGACAACCCTATAGCAAGAATATCCGCATCACCCGCATTGTAGACAGTTTTCTTGAACATGCCCGTGTGTGGTATTTTGGAAACAATAATGACCCTAAAGTTTTTCTAGGCTCACCGGACTGGATGAGACGTAACCTCTATCGCCGTATAGAAGCTGTAGTACCAATCCTCAATACTGATCTTCGGTCGGAGATGATTGATATGCTCCATATTCAGTTAGAAGATAACCAGAAGGCTTGTTTTGTTGATGAGCACTTGCACAATGTGTTTAAGCAAAATGCCTCCATGCCTCTTGTTAGAGCACAGTATGCTTTCTATAATTACCTAAAAACAAAGAATGAAACATTTCTGTAA
- the rfbA gene encoding glucose-1-phosphate thymidylyltransferase RfbA, translated as MKGIILAGGSATRLYPLSKAISKQIMPVYDKPMIYYPLSTLMLAGIREVLIISTPRDLPVFREQLGSGEALGMTFYYKQQEQPNGLAQAFVLGAEFLAGESGCLILGDNMFYGQSFSAMLRRAADIGKGACIFGYYVKDPRAYGVVEFDESGRVISLEEKPTNPKSNYAIPGLYFYDATVTEKAASLKPSVRGEYEITDLNRLYLEEGTLKVELFGRGFAWLDTGNCDSLLEASNFVATIQNRQGFYVSCIEEIAWRNGWISSDQLMLLGRELEKTEYGKYLMELVTK; from the coding sequence ATGAAGGGAATTATTTTGGCAGGAGGTAGCGCTACACGTCTTTATCCTCTATCAAAGGCTATTTCGAAGCAGATTATGCCGGTCTATGACAAGCCGATGATTTATTATCCTCTTTCTACACTGATGCTTGCAGGTATTCGTGAAGTGTTGATAATCTCTACTCCACGAGACTTACCCGTATTTCGCGAACAGCTTGGTTCCGGAGAAGCATTGGGCATGACTTTTTATTATAAACAGCAAGAACAACCTAATGGCTTGGCGCAGGCGTTTGTTTTAGGAGCGGAGTTCCTGGCCGGCGAATCCGGTTGTCTTATTTTGGGCGATAATATGTTCTATGGCCAAAGCTTCTCGGCTATGCTGCGCAGGGCAGCGGATATTGGCAAAGGAGCCTGTATATTTGGGTATTACGTGAAAGATCCCAGAGCTTACGGAGTCGTTGAGTTTGATGAAAGCGGTCGGGTGATTTCTTTAGAAGAAAAGCCGACTAATCCTAAGAGTAACTACGCCATACCGGGGCTTTATTTTTATGATGCTACTGTTACGGAAAAAGCAGCATCACTAAAGCCTTCAGTTCGGGGGGAGTATGAGATTACTGATCTGAACAGGCTTTATTTAGAGGAAGGCACCTTAAAAGTGGAACTTTTTGGCCGTGGATTTGCTTGGTTAGACACCGGAAATTGCGATAGCCTGCTCGAAGCATCTAACTTTGTAGCCACCATACAGAATCGTCAGGGTTTTTATGTAAGTTGTATTGAAGAAATAGCCTGGCGTAACGGGTGGATTTCTTCAGATCAATTGATGCTCTTGGGACGGGAACTGGAAAAGACTGAATATGGAAAGTATTTAATGGAATTAGTAACGAAATAG
- a CDS encoding metallophosphoesterase, producing MKRIIWVYISFFWLFTSCATINLTHPGIGRVKKYEFAHKDVPEAFNGFKIVFISDLHYKSRFTRKRLTQLVRLINKLHPDVLLMGGDYQEGCDVVPELCARLADIKTSYGIFGVMGNNDDERCHDEIIQEMKIRGIKILEHQLDTIRIDNERLILAGVRNPFDLKTNGISPTLSLSPSDFVILLTHTPDYAEEVPVTNTDLVLAGHTHGGQVTLFGLYAPIIPSAYGQRFRTGLKYTSAHIPMIITNGIGTSRIPIRLFAPSEVVVITLSKAL from the coding sequence ATGAAAAGAATAATTTGGGTCTATATAAGCTTTTTCTGGCTTTTTACTTCGTGTGCTACTATTAACTTAACTCATCCGGGAATAGGGAGAGTGAAAAAATATGAGTTTGCACACAAAGATGTTCCGGAAGCATTCAATGGTTTTAAAATTGTTTTCATTTCCGATTTGCATTATAAAAGCCGCTTTACACGGAAGCGTCTTACACAGCTAGTCCGGCTGATCAATAAACTCCATCCGGACGTGTTGTTAATGGGAGGAGATTATCAGGAGGGGTGTGATGTGGTGCCCGAATTGTGTGCTCGCCTGGCTGATATAAAAACATCTTATGGCATTTTCGGCGTAATGGGGAATAACGATGACGAACGTTGCCACGATGAGATTATTCAGGAAATGAAAATTCGCGGCATAAAGATTCTGGAACATCAGTTAGATACCATACGAATTGATAATGAGCGGCTTATTCTGGCAGGAGTGCGTAATCCTTTCGACTTAAAGACCAATGGAATATCTCCCACATTATCTCTTTCTCCGAGTGATTTTGTGATACTTCTTACCCATACCCCCGATTATGCCGAAGAGGTTCCTGTTACTAATACCGACCTTGTCCTGGCCGGACATACGCACGGAGGGCAGGTTACGCTTTTCGGACTGTATGCGCCGATAATACCTTCTGCTTACGGGCAACGTTTTCGCACGGGATTAAAATATACTTCGGCGCACATACCTATGATAATAACGAATGGTATTGGCACGTCGCGCATTCCCATTCGTCTTTTTGCACCGAGCGAAGTGGTTGTCATAACACTTAGTAAGGCCTTATGA
- the gmk gene encoding guanylate kinase, with translation MNGKLIIFSAPSGSGKSTIINYLLAQNLNLAFSISATSRPPRGAEQNGVEYFFLSPEEFRRRINNHEFLEYEEVYKDRYYGTLKAQVEKQLEAGQNVIFDVDVVGGSNIKRFYGERALSIFVQPPSIEELKHRLISRATDSAEIIESRIAKAEFELTYANKFDRIIINDNLETAEHEALQIIKAFIEK, from the coding sequence ATGAACGGGAAATTAATTATTTTTTCGGCACCTTCGGGATCGGGAAAGTCTACTATAATCAACTATCTGCTAGCACAGAACTTGAATTTGGCTTTTTCTATTTCAGCAACCAGCAGGCCTCCGCGCGGTGCGGAACAGAACGGAGTGGAGTATTTCTTCCTTTCGCCCGAAGAATTTCGTCGTCGCATAAACAATCACGAGTTTCTGGAATACGAAGAGGTATATAAAGACCGTTATTACGGAACATTAAAAGCACAGGTCGAGAAACAACTTGAAGCGGGACAAAATGTGATTTTCGATGTAGATGTGGTTGGAGGAAGTAATATCAAAAGATTTTATGGAGAACGCGCCTTGTCGATCTTTGTCCAACCACCTTCCATAGAAGAGTTAAAGCATAGATTGATAAGCCGTGCCACTGATTCTGCCGAAATTATAGAGAGTCGCATTGCCAAAGCAGAATTCGAACTCACTTACGCAAACAAGTTCGACCGTATCATTATAAACGATAATCTGGAAACAGCCGAGCATGAAGCCTTGCAAATAATCAAAGCATTCATAGAGAAATGA
- the nadD gene encoding nicotinate (nicotinamide) nucleotide adenylyltransferase, producing the protein MNQRTGIFSGSFDPIHIGHLALANYLCEFAGLDELWFMVSPQNPLKDEADLLEDRKRLELVELAIAHYPKFLASDFEFRLPRPSYTAHTLNKLRESFPEQEFYLIIGSDNWNLFPFWKNSEQIIATTPILIYPRPGFPIDEKQLPKTVRVVQAPLLDVSSTFIRQAIAMGKDIRYFLHPAVYKKIKQENFYSIL; encoded by the coding sequence ATGAATCAAAGAACAGGTATCTTCAGCGGATCATTCGACCCCATTCATATCGGGCATCTTGCTTTGGCTAACTACCTTTGCGAGTTTGCCGGACTGGATGAGTTGTGGTTCATGGTGAGTCCGCAAAACCCGCTAAAAGATGAAGCGGATTTACTGGAGGACCGCAAACGCCTGGAACTGGTAGAACTGGCTATAGCCCATTATCCAAAATTCTTAGCTTCCGACTTTGAGTTCCGCCTGCCGCGACCAAGTTACACCGCGCATACTCTCAACAAATTGAGAGAAAGCTTCCCCGAACAAGAATTTTATTTAATTATCGGTTCGGACAATTGGAATTTATTCCCTTTCTGGAAGAATTCCGAACAGATTATAGCCACTACACCCATCCTTATTTATCCCCGTCCCGGATTTCCGATTGATGAAAAGCAATTGCCGAAAACCGTTCGCGTAGTTCAGGCACCGTTGCTTGATGTAAGCTCTACTTTTATCCGACAAGCCATTGCGATGGGGAAAGACATCAGATATTTCCTGCATCCGGCAGTTTATAAGAAAATAAAACAAGAAAACTTTTATTCCATCTTATAA